In one window of uncultured Campylobacter sp. DNA:
- a CDS encoding UDP-N-acetylmuramoyl-L-alanyl-D-glutamate--2,6-diaminopimelate ligase: MKIRLENSFITDNSAECEAGCSFMRTDANAKFEPEAAQKGAQIISIARAKKLLNIDPRIKIIGITGTNGKTTTAAAIYSTLLDLGFSCGLSGTRGAFINERRIDEKGLTTSSVFKTMSYLYEADKQGCEYFVMEVSSHAIAQNRIQGLNFALKIFTNLSQDHLDYHGSMQEYAAVKSSFFADDAPKLINADDGHIKFNPANALTYGIKNAASFSVSGYGLKGGIDALLRTPNGDNAQLQSDLIGEFNLYNLTAAFAAVKILTKLPNEEIAKALANFGGVEGRVQIVNKNPLVIVDFAHTPDGIEKVLNALRASGEIIAVFGAGGDRDHGKRPKMGAIAEHFAKICIVTSDNPRSEEPSEIIEQICAGMRRKDKILKIADRKEAIARALDLAKNGEMIAILGKGDETYQEIKGVKHPFSDKQVVSELVAARGESNLD, from the coding sequence ATGAAAATACGACTCGAAAATAGCTTTATCACTGACAACTCCGCCGAGTGTGAGGCGGGCTGCTCTTTTATGCGCACGGACGCGAACGCTAAATTTGAACCCGAAGCGGCGCAAAAAGGCGCGCAGATCATCTCTATCGCGCGGGCAAAGAAGCTTTTAAATATCGATCCGCGCATCAAAATCATTGGCATCACCGGCACGAACGGCAAGACCACGACCGCGGCGGCGATCTACTCGACGCTGCTGGATCTGGGCTTTAGCTGCGGCTTAAGCGGCACGCGCGGCGCCTTCATAAACGAGCGCAGAATCGACGAGAAGGGGCTTACGACGAGCTCGGTTTTTAAGACGATGAGCTATCTTTATGAAGCCGACAAGCAGGGCTGCGAGTATTTCGTTATGGAGGTCAGCTCGCACGCAATCGCACAGAACCGCATCCAGGGGCTAAATTTTGCGCTTAAAATTTTTACTAATCTTAGCCAAGATCATCTCGATTATCACGGCAGCATGCAAGAATACGCGGCAGTCAAGAGCTCATTTTTCGCCGACGACGCGCCAAAGCTCATAAACGCCGACGACGGGCATATTAAATTTAACCCCGCAAACGCCCTTACCTACGGCATCAAAAATGCCGCAAGCTTCAGCGTGAGCGGATACGGTCTAAAGGGCGGTATCGACGCGCTCCTGCGTACTCCAAACGGCGATAATGCGCAGCTGCAAAGCGATCTCATCGGCGAGTTTAATCTCTACAACCTTACCGCGGCGTTTGCGGCGGTTAAAATTCTAACCAAGCTGCCAAACGAGGAGATCGCAAAAGCTCTGGCAAACTTCGGTGGCGTCGAGGGTCGCGTACAGATCGTAAATAAAAATCCGCTTGTAATCGTCGATTTCGCTCATACCCCGGACGGCATCGAAAAGGTGCTAAACGCGCTGCGCGCAAGCGGTGAGATCATCGCGGTTTTCGGCGCAGGAGGCGATCGCGACCACGGCAAGCGTCCGAAAATGGGCGCCATCGCCGAGCACTTTGCTAAAATCTGTATCGTTACGAGCGATAATCCGCGCAGCGAAGAGCCGAGCGAAATCATCGAGCAAATTTGCGCCGGTATGCGCCGAAAAGATAAAATTTTAAAGATCGCGGATCGCAAAGAGGCTATCGCGCGTGCGCTAGATCTTGCTAAAAACGGCGAGATGATCGCTATTTTGGGCAAAGGCGACGAGACCTACCAGGAGATCAAGGGCGTGAAGCACCCCTTCAGCGATAAGCAGGTCGTGAGCGAGCTCGTCGCGGCGCGAGGCGAGTCAAATTTAGACTAA
- a CDS encoding histidine kinase, producing the protein MNYKKLGLKAFSRGEFELAKLYFSLAYEKSGEEEILFLLELCQTALADREEALMLFDFYNLSPKTQTAELFKILNSINEKIANEAASEPGAEDEIAVIAYADFMRAVGQRGFKDAFESIIFSSKIAISDKTEMIEFLENLIENGYYEMGLNYVESSAAAYAGDERFEALMQKIKNHENTTRK; encoded by the coding sequence TTGAACTATAAAAAACTGGGGTTAAAGGCCTTTTCGCGCGGAGAATTCGAGCTTGCGAAGCTGTATTTTTCACTCGCCTACGAAAAAAGCGGCGAGGAGGAAATTCTATTTTTGCTCGAGCTTTGCCAGACCGCGCTGGCAGACCGCGAAGAGGCGCTTATGCTCTTTGATTTTTACAACCTCAGCCCCAAAACTCAAACCGCGGAGCTTTTTAAAATTTTAAACTCCATCAACGAAAAGATCGCGAACGAAGCAGCCTCCGAACCTGGCGCCGAGGACGAGATCGCTGTTATAGCTTATGCCGATTTTATGCGCGCGGTAGGCCAAAGAGGCTTTAAAGACGCCTTCGAATCGATCATTTTTTCATCCAAAATCGCCATTTCGGACAAAACCGAGATGATAGAATTTTTAGAAAATTTGATAGAAAACGGCTACTACGAGATGGGGCTTAATTACGTCGAGAGCTCGGCTGCTGCGTATGCAGGCGATGAGCGCTTCGAAGCGCTGATGCAAAAAATCAAAAATCATGAAAATACGACTCGAAAATAG
- a CDS encoding NifU family protein, translated as MIPFTDEELLAPVQGSLELIRPMLQNDGGDMKLLGIKDGIVYVRLTGHCHGCAASAQTLKYGVERQLRMDIHPELSVVNIPEGEEFEL; from the coding sequence ATGATACCATTTACAGACGAAGAGCTTCTAGCTCCGGTACAAGGCAGCTTGGAGCTAATCCGACCGATGCTGCAAAACGACGGCGGCGATATGAAACTTTTAGGCATAAAAGACGGCATCGTCTATGTCCGCCTTACCGGGCATTGCCACGGCTGCGCTGCAAGTGCGCAGACCCTAAAATACGGCGTCGAGCGCCAGCTTCGCATGGATATCCATCCGGAGCTTAGCGTCGTAAACATCCCCGAAGGCGAAGAGTTTGAACTATAA
- a CDS encoding L,D-transpeptidase family protein — MKFKILLPLIIVAAGLAWALDNYLSYKNIETINSEISLKQALGGEQISKIRVYKSKRILEILTSKGVAKSYKIALGREPEGHKEVQGDGKTPEGNYTINGKNPNSAYHLNLGISYPNKADVAHAKSLGKSAGGDIKIHGLPNKFSYLGQSIAAFGDWTEGCIALVNDDMDELFEHVKIGTPIEILP, encoded by the coding sequence ATGAAATTTAAAATTTTACTTCCGCTTATTATCGTAGCTGCGGGCTTGGCATGGGCATTGGACAATTATCTTAGCTATAAAAATATCGAAACGATCAACTCCGAAATTTCGCTAAAGCAGGCATTGGGCGGCGAACAAATCTCTAAAATCCGCGTCTATAAATCCAAACGAATTCTTGAAATTTTAACCTCAAAAGGCGTCGCGAAAAGCTACAAAATTGCCCTAGGACGCGAGCCTGAAGGACACAAAGAGGTTCAAGGCGACGGCAAAACCCCGGAGGGCAACTACACCATAAACGGCAAAAATCCAAACTCGGCGTATCATCTAAATTTAGGCATCTCCTATCCGAACAAAGCCGACGTAGCACACGCAAAATCCCTCGGCAAGAGCGCAGGCGGCGATATCAAAATCCACGGGCTACCGAATAAATTTAGCTATCTAGGGCAGAGTATCGCGGCGTTCGGCGACTGGACGGAGGGCTGCATAGCGCTCGTCAATGACGATATGGACGAGCTTTTCGAGCACGTAAAAATCGGCACGCCGATAGAAATTTTGCCGTGA
- the rplQ gene encoding 50S ribosomal protein L17: MRHNHGYRKLGRTSSHRAALLKNLTIALVTSGKIETTLPKAKELRSYTEKLITRARKGDSEAHRFVFAALQDKAATNKLVTEIAPKYAGVNGGYTRIIKTRLRKGDAAEMAYIELISK; the protein is encoded by the coding sequence ATGAGACATAATCACGGATATAGGAAGCTAGGGCGCACTTCATCTCACCGTGCCGCCCTGCTTAAAAATTTAACCATCGCTTTAGTTACTAGCGGCAAGATCGAAACTACGCTTCCTAAAGCAAAAGAGCTAAGAAGCTATACCGAGAAGCTAATCACTCGCGCGCGAAAAGGCGACAGCGAGGCGCATAGATTTGTTTTTGCGGCGCTTCAGGATAAGGCTGCGACAAATAAGCTGGTCACCGAGATTGCCCCAAAATACGCAGGCGTAAACGGCGGCTACACTCGCATCATCAAAACCCGCCTTCGCAAGGGCGACGCCGCAGAGATGGCTTATATCGAGCTAATCAGCAAATAA
- a CDS encoding DNA-directed RNA polymerase subunit alpha yields MRKITTSAHMPTEIKVENVSENVAKIIAYPFETGYAVTLAHPLRRLLYTSTVGFAPTAVKIEGVSHEFDSMRGMLEDMAAFIINLKGLRFKIKGDSLREVVEYSFKGPKEIYGSDLNNDAVEIVNPSAYLATINEDADLKFTLIIERGIGYVPSEEIRENLDADFIALDAFFTPVTKAVYDIENVFVEDNPDYEKVVFTITTDGQISAIDAFKNALEAMYQQLAVFKGIVNISAADTFGRAIPANSEFAKLFESVSNLSLSARSFNCLDRADIRFIGELAIMEESELKDLKNLGKKSLEEIKAVMEEIGYPIGNQELGDKKEQLKRKLDELKAQRQKNEGQ; encoded by the coding sequence ATGAGAAAAATCACAACATCAGCTCATATGCCAACTGAAATAAAGGTTGAGAATGTCAGCGAAAATGTTGCTAAAATCATAGCATATCCCTTTGAAACGGGATATGCCGTCACTCTAGCTCATCCTTTACGAAGGTTACTTTATACGAGCACGGTCGGTTTCGCGCCGACCGCGGTTAAAATCGAAGGCGTAAGCCACGAATTCGACAGCATGCGCGGTATGCTCGAGGATATGGCGGCTTTTATCATAAATTTAAAGGGCTTAAGATTTAAAATCAAGGGCGATTCCCTACGCGAGGTCGTAGAATACAGCTTTAAAGGGCCTAAAGAAATTTACGGCAGCGATCTAAATAACGACGCCGTAGAGATCGTAAATCCAAGCGCTTATCTGGCTACGATAAACGAGGATGCCGATCTTAAATTTACGCTTATCATCGAAAGGGGTATCGGCTACGTCCCAAGCGAAGAGATCAGAGAAAATTTAGACGCTGATTTCATCGCGTTGGATGCGTTTTTTACCCCGGTAACTAAGGCTGTTTACGACATCGAAAACGTATTTGTAGAGGACAATCCCGACTACGAAAAGGTAGTCTTTACGATCACTACCGACGGTCAGATCAGCGCGATAGATGCGTTTAAAAACGCGCTTGAGGCGATGTATCAGCAGCTAGCGGTTTTCAAAGGTATCGTAAATATCAGTGCTGCGGATACTTTCGGTAGAGCGATTCCCGCAAATTCCGAATTTGCAAAGCTTTTTGAGAGCGTTAGCAATCTAAGCTTAAGTGCACGAAGCTTTAACTGCCTGGATCGCGCGGATATTAGATTTATCGGCGAACTTGCGATCATGGAGGAGAGCGAGCTTAAAGACCTTAAAAATTTAGGCAAAAAATCGCTTGAGGAGATCAAAGCCGTAATGGAGGAGATCGGTTATCCTATCGGCAACCAAGAGCTCGGCGATAAAAAAGAGCAGCTAAAACGCAAGCTTGACGAGCTGAAGGCTCAAAGACAAAAGAATGAAGGACAATAA
- the rpsD gene encoding 30S ribosomal protein S4, whose product MARYTGPVEKLERRLGVDLFMKGERRLAGKSALLKRPYAPGQHGQRRAKLSEYGSQLREKQKAKFMYGVSEKQFRRLFAEAARREGNTGAILVQLLEQRLDNVVYRMGFATTRRFARQLVTHGHILVDGKRVDIPSYSVRAGQKIEVIEKSKNNPQIARALDLTAQTGIVAWVDVEKEKRYGIFSRVPEREEVVIPVEERFIVELYSK is encoded by the coding sequence ATGGCTAGATATACAGGACCGGTTGAAAAATTAGAAAGAAGGCTCGGCGTCGATCTATTTATGAAAGGCGAGAGAAGACTTGCGGGCAAGAGCGCACTTTTAAAACGCCCTTACGCTCCGGGTCAGCATGGACAAAGACGCGCTAAACTAAGCGAATACGGCTCACAGCTTCGCGAGAAACAAAAGGCTAAATTTATGTACGGCGTAAGCGAGAAGCAGTTCCGTAGGCTATTTGCCGAAGCGGCTCGCAGAGAGGGTAATACCGGAGCGATCTTGGTTCAGCTTTTAGAGCAGAGGCTAGATAACGTCGTTTACCGCATGGGCTTTGCTACGACTAGACGCTTCGCGCGCCAGCTCGTTACGCACGGACATATCTTGGTAGACGGCAAGCGCGTCGATATCCCTTCATACAGCGTTCGCGCAGGACAAAAGATCGAAGTGATTGAAAAGAGCAAAAATAACCCGCAAATTGCAAGAGCGCTGGATCTTACTGCACAAACCGGCATCGTAGCGTGGGTCGACGTAGAAAAAGAGAAAAGATACGGAATTTTTTCTAGAGTTCCGGAGAGAGAAGAAGTTGTTATTCCTGTAGAGGAAAGATTTATCGTAGAGCTTTACTCGAAATAG
- the rpsK gene encoding 30S ribosomal protein S11, translated as MAQKKVVKKKTVRKNIAKGIVYISATFNNTMITVTDEMGNAIAWSSAGALNFKGSKKSTPYAAQQAVEDALNKAKEHGIKEVGVKVQGPGSGRETAVKSVGSVEGIKVTYLKDITPLAHNGCRPPKRRRV; from the coding sequence ATGGCACAAAAAAAAGTAGTTAAGAAAAAAACCGTCAGAAAAAATATCGCCAAAGGCATAGTTTACATCTCCGCTACGTTTAACAACACTATGATTACCGTAACGGACGAGATGGGCAACGCGATCGCGTGGAGCAGTGCGGGCGCTTTAAATTTTAAAGGCAGCAAAAAATCCACCCCTTATGCGGCGCAGCAAGCCGTCGAGGACGCGTTAAACAAAGCCAAAGAGCACGGCATTAAAGAGGTAGGCGTCAAGGTTCAGGGTCCGGGAAGCGGACGCGAGACCGCCGTTAAAAGCGTAGGTAGCGTAGAAGGGATTAAAGTTACATATTTAAAAGATATCACTCCTCTTGCGCACAACGGTTGCAGACCGCCTAAACGACGTCGCGTGTAA
- the rpsM gene encoding 30S ribosomal protein S13, whose protein sequence is MARIAGVDLPKKKRIEYGLTYIYGIGLFTSRKILDAAGISYDKRVADLSEDEAAAIRKEIQEHYMVEGDLRKQVAMDIKALMDLGGYRGLRHRKGLPVRGQKTKTNARTRKGKRKTVGAAAK, encoded by the coding sequence ATGGCTCGTATCGCAGGTGTAGATCTACCAAAGAAAAAAAGGATTGAATACGGACTAACTTATATCTACGGTATAGGTTTATTTACGTCGAGAAAAATTCTCGATGCGGCAGGAATTTCTTACGATAAAAGAGTCGCCGATCTGAGCGAAGATGAAGCCGCCGCTATCAGAAAAGAGATCCAAGAACACTATATGGTCGAAGGCGATCTTCGCAAACAAGTGGCTATGGATATAAAAGCGCTTATGGACTTGGGCGGCTATCGCGGCTTAAGACACAGAAAGGGCCTTCCTGTTCGCGGTCAAAAAACAAAAACGAACGCTAGAACCAGAAAAGGCAAACGCAAAACCGTCGGCGCGGCAGCTAAATAA
- the rpmJ gene encoding 50S ribosomal protein L36: protein MKVRPSVKKMCDKCKIVKRKGVVHVICENPKHKQRQG from the coding sequence ATGAAAGTTCGTCCATCCGTTAAGAAAATGTGCGACAAATGTAAAATTGTCAAGCGCAAAGGTGTTGTTCACGTTATTTGTGAAAATCCAAAACATAAACAAAGACAAGGATAA
- the infA gene encoding translation initiation factor IF-1 produces MAKDDVIEIDGNVIEALPNATFKVELDNKHVILCHIAGKMRMHYIKIMPGDRVKVELTPYSLDKGRITYRYK; encoded by the coding sequence GTGGCAAAAGACGACGTCATAGAGATCGACGGCAACGTCATAGAAGCGCTACCGAACGCGACTTTTAAGGTTGAGCTAGACAACAAACACGTGATTTTATGTCATATCGCGGGCAAGATGCGAATGCACTACATCAAGATAATGCCCGGCGATCGCGTAAAAGTTGAGTTGACCCCTTACAGCCTCGATAAAGGCAGGATCACCTACCGCTATAAGTAA
- a CDS encoding neutral zinc metallopeptidase — MKWQDGRRSSNVEDDRASRMRTSSGSLGMLIPIIRFLLGSKIGRIVLVIGVVAYFMGYNPLALLDGGASTQREPTDSPQEKEKLAFVSAVLAQTEDVWGEIFKSAGARYEEPGLRLFRDQIASGCGFASAQTGPFYCPRDHKIYLDLGFFDELANKYKAGGDFAQAYVIAHEVGHHVQNLVGTLEQINALKRRARSEAEQNALQVKVELQADCYAGVWAHYLAKAGRVLEAGDIDEALNAASAIGDDTLQRKFSGRVVPDSFTHGTSAQRKEWFKKGLAGGNLKACSFEP, encoded by the coding sequence ATGAAATGGCAAGACGGCAGACGAAGCTCAAACGTGGAGGATGACCGCGCAAGCAGGATGCGCACGAGCTCCGGCTCGCTTGGGATGCTGATTCCGATCATCAGGTTTTTGCTCGGCTCAAAGATCGGGCGCATAGTGCTCGTAATCGGCGTGGTGGCGTATTTTATGGGCTACAACCCTTTGGCGCTTTTAGACGGAGGCGCTAGCACGCAGAGAGAGCCGACCGATAGCCCGCAGGAGAAAGAAAAGCTCGCCTTTGTCTCGGCAGTGCTAGCTCAAACCGAGGACGTTTGGGGCGAGATATTTAAAAGTGCGGGCGCGCGCTACGAGGAGCCCGGCTTGCGGCTTTTCCGCGATCAGATCGCAAGCGGCTGCGGCTTTGCAAGCGCGCAGACTGGACCTTTTTATTGTCCGAGAGACCATAAAATTTATCTCGATCTTGGCTTTTTCGACGAGCTTGCGAACAAATACAAAGCAGGCGGCGACTTCGCGCAGGCCTACGTCATCGCGCACGAAGTAGGGCATCACGTTCAAAATTTAGTCGGCACGCTAGAGCAGATCAATGCTCTAAAAAGGCGCGCTCGCAGCGAAGCCGAGCAAAACGCGCTTCAGGTCAAAGTCGAGCTGCAGGCAGACTGCTACGCGGGGGTCTGGGCGCACTATCTCGCAAAAGCTGGGCGCGTGCTGGAGGCGGGCGATATCGACGAGGCGCTAAATGCCGCCAGCGCGATCGGCGACGATACGCTGCAGCGCAAATTTAGCGGTCGCGTCGTGCCCGATTCTTTCACGCACGGCACCTCGGCACAGCGCAAAGAGTGGTTTAAAAAAGGCCTAGCGGGCGGAAACCTAAAAGCTTGCTCGTTCGAGCCGTAA
- a CDS encoding NTF2 fold immunity protein codes for MRQITMQEALDAVSERYCKGHHYENVALTDEMVRRICEVKSLVNMGFIATTITDAALEHLATLPKLAYLFLQDSDKISGEGFRYFAEHAKLEHIGIENVSITDEGLKAIVQIPKLKSLRLVNSCVSFAGLLAAADTKIQFYLDGGQFSKGQIAEFEQAQRDAAKSKKKLDPQDAAAARSALLEFFAAMSEWEKFAASRIDDADDGEVQRRCDELFARYCTPVRRSGFRPEGISFSMAEGGTYGEYELTDAECESKNKIYIYAKDKHGFARRFLLVRKDGRWLVDKCQGMDGKNRGL; via the coding sequence ATGAGGCAGATCACGATGCAGGAAGCTTTGGACGCGGTTAGCGAGCGCTACTGCAAAGGCCATCACTACGAAAATGTAGCACTCACCGATGAGATGGTGCGCCGCATCTGCGAGGTAAAAAGCCTCGTAAATATGGGCTTTATAGCCACGACGATTACGGATGCGGCACTAGAGCATCTGGCAACGCTACCGAAGCTTGCGTATCTATTTTTGCAAGATAGCGATAAGATAAGCGGCGAGGGCTTTAGATACTTTGCAGAACACGCCAAGCTCGAACACATCGGTATCGAAAACGTCAGCATCACGGACGAGGGGCTAAAAGCGATCGTGCAAATCCCAAAGCTAAAATCGCTGCGCCTAGTCAATTCATGCGTGAGCTTTGCGGGGCTGCTAGCCGCAGCGGATACGAAAATCCAGTTTTATCTAGACGGCGGGCAGTTTAGCAAGGGGCAAATCGCGGAATTTGAGCAGGCGCAAAGAGACGCCGCAAAGAGCAAAAAGAAGCTTGATCCGCAGGACGCTGCGGCGGCGCGGAGTGCGCTTTTAGAATTTTTCGCGGCGATGAGTGAATGGGAGAAATTTGCCGCTTCGCGAATCGATGACGCGGATGACGGCGAGGTGCAGCGCAGATGCGACGAGCTCTTTGCGCGCTACTGCACGCCCGTTAGGCGCAGCGGCTTCCGCCCCGAGGGTATTTCCTTTTCGATGGCGGAGGGCGGCACCTACGGCGAGTACGAGCTAACGGATGCCGAATGCGAGAGCAAAAATAAAATTTACATCTACGCCAAGGACAAACACGGCTTTGCGCGCCGCTTCCTGCTCGTGCGCAAGGACGGGCGCTGGCTCGTAGATAAGTGCCAAGGCATGGACGGCAAAAACCGCGGGCTGTAA
- a CDS encoding phosphoribosyl-ATP diphosphatase: protein MQSPAATNSVFTNSAAERSEQNLDAAAQNSALESSAEKNPYGILDEIYHVCLDRKLNGEPALSYVASLYAKGENAYLKKIAEEACEFALACKDLSRSELYVDVAHEGFGEHRAGEPRYDVIYEGADLLFHLLLALAAHNIHPDALLDELARRQGQSGIEEKRRREKS, encoded by the coding sequence ATGCAAAGCCCCGCTGCGACGAATTCTGTGTTCACAAATTCCGCCGCAGAGCGCAGCGAGCAAAATTTAGACGCCGCCGCGCAAAATTCCGCGCTCGAAAGCTCCGCAGAAAAAAACCCATACGGCATTTTGGACGAAATTTATCACGTCTGCTTGGATCGCAAGCTAAACGGTGAGCCTGCGCTCTCCTACGTCGCCTCGCTCTACGCGAAGGGCGAAAACGCCTATCTCAAAAAGATCGCCGAGGAGGCGTGCGAGTTCGCACTGGCGTGCAAGGACCTCTCGCGTAGCGAGCTTTACGTAGACGTCGCGCACGAGGGCTTCGGCGAACACAGAGCGGGCGAGCCGCGATACGACGTGATTTACGAGGGAGCGGATCTTTTATTTCACCTTCTGCTCGCACTTGCGGCGCACAATATCCACCCGGACGCCCTGCTTGACGAGCTAGCGCGCAGGCAAGGACAAAGCGGCATTGAAGAAAAGCGTCGCCGTGAAAAAAGCTAA
- a CDS encoding SPFH domain-containing protein: MPADLNDYFNKKNGDKKGGNLNFKIPNFGGMGKFSGVIYAIIAIIALLVISKPFVTIQSGEVGIKSNLGKYDPTPLGAGLHFFVPFIQDVFVVDTRTRIINYTSSEDMSAGIATKSGTAGGIISKNSLSVLDSRNLPVSIDITVQYRLNEATAPNTIAEWGFLWEDKIIDPRVKDVVRSVIGNYAAEELPTKRDEIAKAIDDGIRKNIEALPNLPVDLLAVQLREIILPAKVKEQIERVQIAKQEAERTKYEVERANQEALKRAALAKGNADAVKIEAQGRADAAKIEADAQAYANKEIAKSLDANLLSLKQIETQAKFNEALRENSDAKIFLTPGGAVPNIWVDTKDKAKQSAIEREN, from the coding sequence ATGCCAGCGGATTTGAATGATTATTTTAATAAGAAAAATGGCGATAAAAAAGGCGGGAATTTAAATTTTAAAATTCCTAATTTTGGAGGAATGGGCAAGTTTAGCGGCGTGATTTACGCAATTATCGCGATAATCGCGCTACTAGTGATCTCAAAACCCTTCGTCACGATCCAATCCGGCGAGGTGGGGATCAAGTCAAATTTAGGCAAATACGATCCGACGCCTCTTGGCGCGGGACTTCATTTTTTTGTGCCGTTCATACAGGATGTATTCGTCGTAGATACTCGCACACGTATCATCAACTACACCAGCAGCGAAGATATGAGCGCGGGTATCGCTACTAAAAGCGGCACCGCGGGCGGTATCATCAGCAAAAACTCGCTCTCGGTGCTAGACTCGCGAAATTTGCCCGTCAGCATCGACATCACCGTGCAATACAGGCTCAATGAAGCCACGGCGCCCAACACGATCGCCGAGTGGGGCTTTTTGTGGGAGGATAAGATCATCGATCCGCGCGTAAAGGACGTCGTGCGTAGCGTTATTGGAAACTATGCCGCCGAAGAGCTGCCTACCAAACGCGACGAGATCGCTAAAGCGATCGACGACGGCATCCGCAAAAATATCGAAGCACTGCCGAATTTACCCGTAGATCTGCTAGCCGTGCAGCTTCGCGAGATCATTTTGCCGGCGAAGGTAAAAGAGCAGATCGAGCGCGTGCAGATCGCCAAGCAAGAGGCTGAGCGCACTAAATACGAGGTCGAGCGCGCAAATCAAGAGGCGCTTAAAAGGGCTGCTCTTGCCAAAGGTAACGCAGACGCCGTCAAAATCGAGGCTCAAGGTCGTGCCGATGCCGCTAAGATCGAAGCCGACGCGCAAGCCTACGCTAACAAAGAGATCGCGAAGAGCTTGGACGCAAATCTTTTAAGCCTCAAGCAGATCGAGACGCAGGCTAAATTTAACGAGGCGTTGCGCGAAAACAGCGACGCGAAAATTTTCCTAACTCCTGGCGGCGCGGTGCCTAATATCTGGGTCGATACGAAAGATAAAGCAAAGCAAAGCGCCATCGAGCGGGAAAATTAA
- a CDS encoding branched-chain amino acid transaminase yields MAQIQEAELIWKDGKLIPWAEATTHVLTHSLHYGNAVFEGVRAYKTDKGYAIFRLDEHTARLEISAKLCLIKLPFSFEQLRQAQIDVVAKNRFDQTVYIRPLAYFGYGSMGVSSTNCPVNVIVAAWQWGAYMGEEALRKGIKAKISSWIKPAQFSMMAKAKASANYFNSQMANFEAVDAGYDEAILLDPQGFVAEGPGECLFIVKEGVIITPPNDTSLESITQNSVIEIAHSLGYEVRRERIARDQLYAADEAFFTGTAAEVTPISNIDGRIIGKGEMGEITSRLQKAYFAVVTGKDPKFEHWLTYVK; encoded by the coding sequence ATGGCACAAATTCAAGAGGCCGAGCTCATCTGGAAAGACGGCAAGCTAATCCCTTGGGCAGAGGCCACTACTCACGTTTTGACGCACTCTTTGCACTATGGAAACGCCGTATTTGAAGGCGTGCGCGCCTATAAAACCGACAAAGGCTACGCGATTTTCCGCTTGGATGAGCACACTGCCCGTCTTGAAATTTCGGCAAAACTCTGCCTAATCAAGCTTCCGTTTAGCTTCGAGCAACTTCGTCAGGCCCAGATCGACGTCGTCGCGAAAAACCGCTTCGATCAGACCGTCTATATTCGCCCGCTAGCGTACTTCGGCTACGGCTCGATGGGTGTTTCATCTACGAACTGCCCGGTAAACGTCATCGTCGCAGCGTGGCAATGGGGCGCGTATATGGGCGAAGAGGCTCTACGCAAGGGTATCAAAGCCAAAATTTCATCGTGGATAAAGCCCGCGCAATTTTCGATGATGGCAAAAGCCAAAGCGAGCGCGAATTATTTCAACTCGCAGATGGCAAATTTCGAAGCGGTCGATGCGGGATACGATGAGGCGATACTGCTCGATCCGCAGGGCTTCGTCGCGGAGGGGCCGGGCGAGTGCCTATTTATCGTAAAAGAGGGCGTCATCATCACTCCGCCTAACGACACCAGCCTAGAGAGCATCACTCAAAACTCAGTCATAGAAATCGCGCACAGCTTGGGCTACGAAGTCCGCAGAGAGCGTATCGCTCGCGATCAGCTCTATGCGGCGGACGAGGCGTTTTTCACCGGCACCGCCGCGGAGGTCACGCCGATTAGCAACATAGACGGTAGGATCATCGGCAAGGGCGAGATGGGCGAGATCACGAGCCGCTTGCAAAAGGCGTATTTCGCGGTGGTCACGGGCAAAGACCCTAAATTTGAGCACTGGCTCACATACGTTAAATAA